In SAR324 cluster bacterium, the sequence ACAGTTCCTGCGCTTTCAAGTTGTACCAATTGTGGTGAAATGACACGTCCACATCGAGTTTGTCAGCATTGCGGATACTTTAAAGGTGTTCAAGTTATGGAAGTTAAGCAGCAGTTTTAATTATATCAGAATCCTCCGAGGGGGTATCCATCCCCCTTCCAACCTACCATCATGTATAAGCATGCCAGTAGCGGTTGATGCGATGGGGGGAGATTCCCCATTATCCATCCAGTTGGAGGGAGCCGTACGAGCTGCCAACGAATTAGGCATTGAAGTGGTTCTTGTTGGTCACGAGACGCAAATCAAGGACCGACTAAAAAACATGCCGCATTCAGTAAACAAAGTCCGTATTGTCCACTGTGAGGAGATGGTGGAAATGCATGAATCTCCAAGTCAAGCGTTACGGCAGAAAAAGGATTCTTCAATCCGTGTTGCGATGGATCTGCACAAGCGTGGAGAGGTTAGTGCTGTCGTGAGTGCCGGCAATACAGGCGCTGCAATGGCTACTGCCAAATTTGTTCTTAAATCTATTCCAAAAATAGATCGGCCTGCTATCGCTACCCTCATGCCGAGCACACATCGCAATCGCCCCTTCGTGATTTTAGATATTGGTGCCAATACGGATTGCAAACCAGAATATTTACTGCAATTTGCGCTGATGGGTGGAGCCTATGCTCAAACGATGCTAAGCATCGATAATCCACGGGTAGCTCTTCTCAACAACGGTGAAGAAGAGGGTAAGGGTAATCAAAACCTTAAGGAAACTTATCCCTTGCTAAAAAAGAGCACGCTCAATTTTTATGGGAACATCGAAGGCAAGTTGATGTACCAGAATGAAGTGGATGTGGTGGTATGCGATGGCTTTGTAGGGAATATCACACTAAAGGTGGCAGAGGGGACCTTTGATTTTGTAAGGCAGGTTCTTAAGGAAGAGATTGAGAAATCTTGGGTGGCGAAGTTAGGATATTTGTTGATGAAGGGGCCATTCAAGGCTTTGAAAGAGAGGGGAGATTACACTGAGATTGGAGGAGCTCCACTTCTCGGGGTCCAGGGCACAGTCGTCATCTGCCACGGGAGCTCAAAGCCTTACTCGATTAGAAACGCAATTCGTCATGCCGATAACTGTGCAAGTATGAAGTTGAACGATAAAATTTCCTCCCTTGTTCTAGAAAATCAGAATCTGCTTTTGCCACGGAACGAAACCACTCCACTAGCTGCTACTGGATAAATCCTCAGTTTTGTTGCAGGTGCATCTTCAATTGCTCCTGCACAAATTCTTCGCATGCGTCCCAGTGCATGTTTTCTCGCTTTAGCCTTTCGTATAAATTAAAGAGAATCTGAAACTGATCCATCAGGCTGATCCCTTGATTAATGAGATCTAGGGGTAGGAGGCGGTGGCGCAGAAGATTCAGGGTGTAAACTGTCTCTTGGTAGGAGTTTTTGCTCAGCAGTTTCTCATCGTAATCATGCATCAGGTAGCAAAACAGGAAAAAGCCTTCATCATCCAATTCCCGGGCCCATTGCCAGGTTTGATCCTGGAATTCATGCTTCTCAAGGAACTCATCTCGGGCTTGATGAATCATCCCATAAAATTCTTCTTCTTCCTGCATTATTGCTCGGTTCGATTCAGCGGTAATAGGGATTTGATCCGCTATCATGGTCAGTTGCATCATGGATGGCAACGATATCTGGTACAGTTTCTTTCATCATTACTTCTACACCCTGCTTAAGAGTTACATCCACCATTCCACATCCTTGGCAGCCTCCTCCAAATCTCAAGAATACTTCACCATTTTCAATTTTACTTAAACTGACGACACCTCCATGGGAAGCAACCATAGGATTGACCTGCTCATCTAAAACTTGACGCACTCGATCTTCAAAATTTCCACGTAGTTTCCCTATACCAAGTCCTTCATTAACTACCTCGATCTCCCCTGTGTCTTCATCAATTTGGATTTCGGTACCTTCTAGAAATGGTAGTAATGAGAAATCCATCCAGAAAATAATTCCTTCCTTCTCGAAACGTTGCATTTGCTCGGTATCGTCATCTTTTAGAGGTCGAAGTGTATAGACACCTTTGGTCGGAGATTTTGGTTCAACAGCTAGTAGCCATCCATCTGAGGCATCCTCATGCGGAGATTGGATTTTTTTCAAAGCCTCAGGACTAATAGTAAAAAATGATTCATCTACTTGTTCATAAAGATCCAAGAAGCGGTCTACATAGTAGAACGTATCAAAGCCATTGTCGTAGAGAATTTCAGCTGCTGTTAGTGTTTCTCCTTGTCCTCCACCGTAAAGTAAAATGTCTCCAGTGAAAGGCATTTGGTAGATTGAATTTTCGAAGTGCTCAATAGGAAGATTATGTGCACCAGGCAAATGGGAAATTTCATAATCACCCGCACCCCGAAGATCAAACAAGTAAACTCGCTCCGCAGTGCGGCGCTTTGCAAAAAAATCTTTGACGCTCAGTTGATAATTTTCTGGACGGAATAACTCATCTTCAGTATTTGAAAGATCCTTGAATTTGAACATGGATCACCTGTTGAGGGAGGTTGCTAATGAACTAAGAATATCTCAAGGGTTGTTGGCTGTCAATTTGAGCCGGTTGATATGTTGAAAGATTCTTGAAGTTATAAATAAGCCTATATAGTCTGAAGCGTTTTTGTCTTTTTCACCTTAGCCAAACAGGAGGGGTTATGGAAAGGAAGACACTAAAGGTCCTTAGCAGAGTCCGAAATCTTCAGCAACAACTTTTTCAAGAACTGAGTCAGGGAGAGAAATCAACTCCCAGAAAAGCGAGGTTATTTTCAGAGTTGGAGACGTTGAG encodes:
- the rpmF gene encoding 50S ribosomal protein L32, yielding MAVPKRKISKSRRDNRRGHVNVTVPALSSCTNCGEMTRPHRVCQHCGYFKGVQVMEVKQQF
- the plsX gene encoding phosphate acyltransferase PlsX, producing the protein MPVAVDAMGGDSPLSIQLEGAVRAANELGIEVVLVGHETQIKDRLKNMPHSVNKVRIVHCEEMVEMHESPSQALRQKKDSSIRVAMDLHKRGEVSAVVSAGNTGAAMATAKFVLKSIPKIDRPAIATLMPSTHRNRPFVILDIGANTDCKPEYLLQFALMGGAYAQTMLSIDNPRVALLNNGEEEGKGNQNLKETYPLLKKSTLNFYGNIEGKLMYQNEVDVVVCDGFVGNITLKVAEGTFDFVRQVLKEEIEKSWVAKLGYLLMKGPFKALKERGDYTEIGGAPLLGVQGTVVICHGSSKPYSIRNAIRHADNCASMKLNDKISSLVLENQNLLLPRNETTPLAATG
- a CDS encoding NifU family protein, coding for MFKFKDLSNTEDELFRPENYQLSVKDFFAKRRTAERVYLFDLRGAGDYEISHLPGAHNLPIEHFENSIYQMPFTGDILLYGGGQGETLTAAEILYDNGFDTFYYVDRFLDLYEQVDESFFTISPEALKKIQSPHEDASDGWLLAVEPKSPTKGVYTLRPLKDDDTEQMQRFEKEGIIFWMDFSLLPFLEGTEIQIDEDTGEIEVVNEGLGIGKLRGNFEDRVRQVLDEQVNPMVASHGGVVSLSKIENGEVFLRFGGGCQGCGMVDVTLKQGVEVMMKETVPDIVAIHDATDHDSGSNPYYR